A single region of the Deferribacterota bacterium genome encodes:
- the pilB gene encoding type IV-A pilus assembly ATPase PilB produces MVIEDLIKEKGLVSEEQLQEALSIKTRRGGSLPSILVSLKYVDKDEIGKLLSEYYGVPYIDLRKVSIPDSVLELVPDVICKKYTLIPFGVVGNKLKVAMSDPSNIFALEELRFATGKTIESYVDLDRYIKRLIEEKTGRTKLKGIADEDAFRDFEVGEEDGETAVDLDELTVGAEDAPIVKLVNTVLNDAVKKNASDIHFEPYEKMFRIRLRVDGILRDYLQPPVKIKNAVTSRIKILARLDIAERRLPQDGRINLRISNMEYDIRVSIIPTIYGEKAVLRLLRKTGGIITLEELGFDKESMEKYIKAISKPYGMILMTGPTGSGKSTTLYAALNRLNSPEVNIMTAEDPVEYNIVGVNQINIRESIGLTFASALRSFLRQDPDIIMVGEMRDYETAEVAVRAALTGHLVFSTLHTNDAPSTATRLINMGLEPFLVASSVNLIAAQRLIRRVCRGCSDTDNSVSDELLLSMGFKEEEIGTFIPVKGKGCDLCDGTGYKGRIALFETMEINEKIANLILRGATSYELKDAAIKEGMLTLRRSGLNKIREGITTVDEVIRVTLED; encoded by the coding sequence ATGGTTATAGAGGATTTAATTAAAGAGAAAGGTTTGGTAAGTGAGGAGCAATTGCAAGAGGCCCTTTCCATTAAGACTAGAAGAGGAGGCTCGCTCCCATCTATATTAGTATCATTAAAATATGTTGATAAAGACGAGATAGGCAAATTATTAAGTGAGTATTACGGTGTTCCCTACATAGATCTTAGAAAAGTGAGTATCCCTGATAGTGTTTTGGAGTTAGTGCCTGATGTGATCTGCAAGAAATATACATTAATACCCTTTGGCGTTGTTGGTAATAAGTTAAAGGTAGCAATGTCAGATCCATCAAATATTTTCGCGTTAGAGGAATTACGTTTTGCAACGGGTAAAACTATTGAGTCCTATGTTGACTTAGATAGATATATAAAGAGGCTTATTGAGGAAAAAACAGGAAGAACGAAACTCAAAGGTATTGCGGACGAGGATGCTTTTCGTGATTTTGAGGTGGGTGAAGAAGACGGGGAAACAGCAGTTGACCTCGATGAATTGACAGTTGGGGCAGAGGATGCACCTATTGTAAAATTAGTAAATACAGTTTTAAATGATGCAGTAAAGAAGAATGCCTCAGATATACATTTTGAACCTTATGAAAAAATGTTCAGGATACGTTTAAGGGTTGATGGTATTTTAAGGGATTACCTGCAGCCTCCAGTAAAGATAAAGAATGCTGTTACTTCTAGAATTAAAATTCTAGCACGTTTAGATATTGCAGAACGGAGATTGCCTCAGGATGGGCGTATTAATTTAAGGATTTCTAATATGGAGTATGATATAAGGGTTTCTATAATACCTACAATTTACGGTGAAAAGGCAGTTTTGAGATTGCTTAGAAAAACAGGTGGAATTATCACTCTAGAGGAGTTAGGTTTTGATAAGGAAAGTATGGAAAAATACATTAAGGCAATTAGTAAACCCTATGGTATGATACTAATGACTGGCCCAACTGGTAGCGGTAAATCAACAACACTTTATGCTGCGCTTAATAGATTGAATAGTCCAGAGGTTAATATTATGACAGCAGAAGATCCTGTAGAATACAATATAGTTGGTGTTAATCAGATAAATATAAGGGAGAGTATAGGCTTAACATTTGCGTCGGCTTTGAGATCCTTTTTGAGACAGGATCCAGATATTATAATGGTAGGTGAGATGAGGGATTATGAAACAGCAGAAGTTGCTGTTAGAGCAGCGTTAACTGGCCACCTAGTATTCTCTACCCTTCATACAAATGATGCGCCGAGTACTGCTACTAGGCTTATAAATATGGGGCTTGAACCATTTCTTGTTGCTTCATCAGTTAATTTAATAGCAGCTCAGAGACTGATAAGACGTGTTTGTAGAGGGTGCTCAGATACAGACAACTCTGTATCTGATGAGTTATTACTTAGCATGGGATTTAAAGAAGAGGAGATAGGAACCTTTATCCCCGTTAAAGGCAAGGGTTGTGACCTCTGTGATGGAACAGGTTATAAGGGAAGAATAGCATTATTTGAGACAATGGAGATTAATGAAAAAATAGCAAATCTAATTTTAAGGGGTGCAACATCTTATGAGTTAAAAGATGCTGCTATTAAAGAAGGTATGTTGACATTGCGTAGGTCTGGGCTTAATAAGATTAGAGAAGGTATTACTACTGTTGATGAAGTAATTAGGGTAACTTTAGAAGATTAA
- a CDS encoding DUF4911 domain-containing protein, with protein sequence MSEKATVKIRLYVDKKDIMYLNSIIDSYEGVGIVRTINRHKGQVVIYTTKSQKDVLISILEALRKEGVTLEIVGVIENEEIDSWN encoded by the coding sequence TTGAGTGAAAAAGCTACTGTAAAGATAAGATTATATGTCGATAAGAAAGATATTATGTATTTGAATAGTATAATAGATTCCTATGAAGGCGTTGGAATTGTTAGAACTATTAATAGGCATAAAGGGCAAGTTGTTATTTATACAACAAAATCTCAAAAGGATGTGCTTATTAGTATTTTAGAAGCATTGAGAAAAGAGGGTGTAACTTTAGAAATAGTTGGTGTGATAGAAAACGAGGAGATTGATAGTTGGAATTAA
- the ribE gene encoding 6,7-dimethyl-8-ribityllumazine synthase, with the protein MVLKINEGKLKGDGYRFAIVISRFNDFVTKNLLSGALDMLYRHNVKESDVEIFRVPGSFEIPLLCKKLSLSKKYDAVIALGAVIRGDTPHFDYVANEVSKGVAKASYDSEVPVIFGVLTTDTLEQAVERSGLKSGNKGSEAAINALEMVNLLDNYGLKA; encoded by the coding sequence ATGGTATTAAAAATCAACGAAGGTAAATTAAAGGGTGATGGTTATCGTTTTGCAATTGTTATTTCAAGATTTAATGATTTTGTAACAAAGAATCTTTTATCGGGTGCATTAGATATGTTATATAGACATAATGTCAAAGAAAGTGATGTTGAAATCTTTAGGGTGCCAGGTTCTTTTGAGATTCCTTTATTGTGTAAAAAATTATCTTTGTCAAAGAAGTATGATGCTGTAATTGCTCTAGGGGCTGTAATAAGAGGAGATACACCTCATTTTGATTATGTAGCAAATGAAGTTTCAAAGGGTGTTGCAAAGGCATCATACGATAGTGAAGTACCAGTTATATTTGGTGTATTGACAACAGATACCCTTGAGCAGGCTGTAGAGAGATCGGGCCTAAAATCTGGTAATAAAGGGAGTGAAGCTGCTATTAACGCCTTGGAGATGGTTAACCTATTAGATAACTATGGTCTCAAAGCTTAG
- the nusB gene encoding transcription antitermination factor NusB, translated as MVSKLRARTKARIDAVEMFYAYSFGAYDPDEIIEKYYKYNNYKLDNKQRDFAKKLFLQTCKNSETIDKYIKKYLKKNWTIDRIGYVELSILRVAISEFLYFDTPFFAILDEYVSIASTYTDSQVTNFVNALLDNFKNEYRVTDGREG; from the coding sequence ATGGTCTCAAAGCTTAGGGCAAGAACAAAAGCAAGAATTGATGCTGTTGAAATGTTTTATGCCTATTCATTTGGAGCATATGATCCAGATGAAATTATTGAAAAATATTATAAATACAATAATTATAAGCTAGATAACAAGCAAAGGGACTTTGCGAAAAAACTATTTTTGCAAACTTGCAAAAATAGTGAGACAATTGATAAATATATAAAAAAATATTTAAAGAAAAATTGGACAATTGATAGGATTGGCTATGTAGAGTTAAGCATATTAAGGGTAGCAATTAGTGAGTTTTTATACTTTGATACGCCCTTTTTTGCTATATTAGATGAATATGTGAGTATTGCTTCTACATATACAGATAGCCAAGTAACAAATTTTGTTAATGCCTTATTAGATAATTTTAAAAATGAGTATAGGGTAACAGATGGTAGAGAGGGTTAA
- the upp gene encoding uracil phosphoribosyltransferase → MYSNLKIINHPLVKHKLTKIRDYRTTKKEFKELLDEVSMLMAYEITKDLPLKNIKIKTPMTQMVSPIISGKKVVLLPILRAGVGMIDGVLKLIPSARVGHIGIYRDHDTLKPVVYYFKVPNDCINRNVIILDPMLATGGSIVKAVDKLIEVGVKNIKIMCLIAAPEGVEYVNKYYPDLPIYVASLDECLNEDGYIMPGLGDAGDRLFGTK, encoded by the coding sequence ATGTATAGCAATTTAAAGATTATAAACCATCCATTAGTAAAGCACAAGCTTACTAAAATAAGGGATTATAGAACAACAAAAAAGGAATTTAAGGAATTATTAGACGAGGTTTCAATGTTAATGGCCTATGAGATTACAAAGGATTTACCTTTAAAGAACATAAAAATAAAAACCCCTATGACTCAAATGGTATCTCCCATAATATCTGGGAAAAAAGTTGTGCTGTTGCCTATCTTAAGAGCAGGTGTAGGCATGATAGATGGTGTATTAAAGTTAATCCCCTCAGCGAGGGTAGGCCATATAGGCATATATAGAGACCATGATACCTTAAAACCCGTGGTATATTATTTTAAAGTGCCCAATGATTGTATTAATAGAAATGTTATCATATTAGATCCTATGCTTGCTACAGGTGGCTCTATTGTTAAAGCAGTTGATAAACTAATTGAGGTAGGGGTTAAAAATATAAAAATTATGTGTTTGATTGCCGCTCCAGAAGGCGTCGAATATGTGAATAAATATTATCCAGATCTACCTATTTATGTGGCTTCACTAGATGAATGTTTAAATGAAGACGGTTATATAATGCCTGGTTTAGGTGATGCTGGCGATAGACTCTTTGGAACAAAATGA
- a CDS encoding DUF502 domain-containing protein has product MWIFKSFTNFLLPYIIMAESYFNIVLNPVGRRVISLILLCIIISIIGVFAKNYFGKKLINLFDNIIKKIPLISTIYVSSKQVIHAFHNTNTDNFRKVLLIEYPKKGLYAIAFLTNTTLTYFNKHLREETLSVFLPTAPNPTSGFILIVPKKDVIELDMTVEEGFKFVLSIGMVAPDRLSGNSDKVRFK; this is encoded by the coding sequence ATGTGGATCTTTAAAAGTTTCACAAATTTCTTATTACCCTATATTATAATGGCTGAAAGCTATTTTAATATAGTACTTAATCCAGTAGGCAGACGTGTTATTTCTCTGATTCTACTATGCATCATTATTTCTATAATAGGTGTTTTTGCGAAAAATTATTTTGGAAAAAAATTAATAAATCTATTTGATAATATAATAAAGAAGATCCCACTAATTAGTACTATTTATGTTTCATCAAAACAGGTAATACATGCTTTTCATAATACAAATACAGACAATTTTAGAAAGGTATTGTTAATAGAGTATCCAAAGAAGGGGTTATATGCTATAGCATTTTTAACAAATACAACACTCACATATTTTAATAAACATTTAAGAGAGGAAACACTCAGTGTGTTTTTACCAACTGCGCCTAATCCAACCTCTGGTTTTATTTTGATTGTTCCCAAAAAAGATGTTATTGAATTAGATATGACAGTGGAAGAAGGATTTAAGTTTGTGTTATCAATTGGCATGGTTGCTCCTGATAGATTGAGTGGAAATAGTGATAAAGTGAGGTTTAAGTAA
- a CDS encoding HD domain-containing protein: protein MELNIVEERFLIIDVNENLTKDNKPYLRFILYDEKSKQYSGIMFNIKNINFRPSKGDIVKINGILQNYNGQVQLKISKMFKLEGESHDDFLPRSMYDLNIMLETLKKTVLENIKDEYLKKLCVLFFEDNETVEKFKKSPAAKSIHHPYIGGLLEHTLSVVRLAVFLSKHYSDYVNSDLLLVGSLFHDLGKIYELEAKEGIDYTDCGRLVGHLLLGIEKINEYINRIDSFPATLKNLLIHMIASHHGYLEYGSPQLPKTYEALILYYIDDLDAKLNNFNQLLEREGVDEGWSSYNKILERQIFKHNR from the coding sequence TTGGAATTAAATATTGTTGAAGAAAGGTTTTTAATAATTGATGTTAATGAGAATTTAACAAAAGATAATAAGCCATACCTTAGATTTATTTTGTATGATGAAAAAAGCAAGCAATATAGTGGTATTATGTTTAATATTAAAAATATAAACTTTAGACCATCAAAGGGAGATATTGTTAAAATTAATGGAATCCTTCAAAATTATAATGGTCAAGTACAGTTAAAAATATCAAAAATGTTTAAATTAGAAGGAGAAAGTCATGATGATTTCCTCCCACGATCTATGTATGATCTTAATATCATGCTAGAAACCCTGAAAAAGACGGTGTTAGAGAATATAAAGGATGAATATTTAAAAAAATTATGTGTCTTATTTTTTGAAGATAATGAGACAGTAGAGAAATTCAAGAAATCTCCTGCGGCAAAAAGTATTCACCATCCATATATTGGAGGGCTGTTGGAGCATACATTGTCTGTTGTTAGGTTGGCTGTCTTTCTCTCAAAACACTATTCAGATTATGTTAATTCAGATTTATTATTAGTAGGTTCTTTATTTCACGACTTAGGCAAAATATACGAATTAGAAGCAAAGGAAGGTATAGATTATACAGATTGTGGTAGGCTTGTTGGTCATCTATTATTAGGTATTGAAAAAATTAATGAATACATAAATAGAATAGATTCTTTTCCAGCCACATTGAAGAATCTCCTCATACATATGATAGCGTCTCATCATGGATATCTAGAATATGGTTCTCCCCAACTACCTAAGACATATGAAGCTTTGATCTTATATTATATTGATGATTTAGATGCTAAACTAAATAATTTTAATCAGTTATTAGAAAGAGAAGGTGTTGATGAGGGGTGGAGTTCCTATAATAAAATCTTAGAAAGGCAAATATTCAAACATAATAGATAG